Proteins encoded in a region of the Bubalus bubalis isolate 160015118507 breed Murrah chromosome 9, NDDB_SH_1, whole genome shotgun sequence genome:
- the ADGRL1 gene encoding adhesion G protein-coupled receptor L1 isoform X4 encodes MARLAAALWSLCVTAILVTSATQGLSRAGLPFGLMRRELACEGYPIELRCPGSDVIMVENANYGRTDDKICDADPFQMENVQCYLPDAFKIMSQRCNNRTQCVVVAGSDAFPDPCPGTYKYLEVQYDCVPYIEVEQKVFVCPGTLQKVLEPTSTHESEHQSGAWCKDPLQAGDRIYVMPWIPYRTDTLTEYASWEDYVAARHTTTYRLPNRVDGTGFVVYDGAVFYNKERTRNIVKYDLRTRIKSGETVINTANYHDTSPYRWGGKTDIDLAVDENGLWVIYATEGNNGRLVVSQLNPYTLRFEGTWETGYDKRSASNAFMVCGVLYVLRSVYVDDDSEAAGNRVDYAFNTNANREEPVSLAFPNPYQFVSSVDYNPRDNQLYVWNNYFVVRYSLEFGPPDPSAGPATSLPLSTTTTARPTPLTSTASPAATTPLRRAPLTTHPVGAINQLGPDLPPATALAPSTRRPPAPNLHVSPELFCEPREVRRVQWPATQQGMLVERPCPKGTRGIASFQCLPALGLWNPRGPDLSNCTSPWVNQVAQKIKSGENAANIASELARHTRGSIYAGDVSSSVKLMEQLLDILDAQLQALRPIERESAGKNYNKMHKRERTCKDYIKAVVETVDNLLRPEALESWKDMNATEQAHTATMLLDVLEEGAFLLADNVREPARFLAAKQNVVLEVTVLNTEGQVQELVFPQEYPSENSIQLSANTIKQNSRNGVVKVVFILYNNLGLFLSTENATVKLAGEAGSGGPGGASLVVNSQVIAASINKESSRVFLMDPVIFTVAHLEAKNHFNANCSFWNYSERSMLGYWSTQGCRLVESNKTHTTCACSHLTNFAVLMAHREIYQGRINELLLSVITWVGIVISLVCLAICISTFCFLRGLQTDRNTIHKNLCINLFLAELLFLVGIDKTQYEIACPIFAGLLHYFFLAAFSWLCLEGVHLYLLLVEVFESEYSRTKYYYLGGYCFPALVVGIAAAIDYRSYGTEKACWLRVDNYFIWSFIGPVSFVIVVNLVFLMVTLHKMVRSSSVLKPDSSRLDNIKSWALGAIALLFLLGLTWAFGLLFINKESVVMAYLFTTFNAFQGVFIFVFHCALQKKVHKEYSKCLRHSYCCIRSPPGGAHGSLKTSAMRSNARYYTGTQSRIRRMWNDTVRKQTESSFMAGDINSTPTLNRGTMGNHLLTNPVLQPRGGTSPYNTLIAESVGFNPSSPPVFNSPEHPLGGREACGMDTLPLNGNFNNSYSLRSGDFPPGDGAPEPPRGRNLADAAAFEKMIISELVHNNLRGGSSGAKGPPPPEPPVPPVPGGSGEEEAGGPGADRAEIELLYKALEEPLLLPRAQSVLYQSDLDESESCTAEDGATSRPLSSPPGRDSLYASGANLRDSPSYPDSSPEGPSEALPPPPPAPPGPPEIYYTSRPPALVARNPLQGYYQVRRPSHEGYLAAPGLEGPGPDGDGQMQLVTSL; translated from the exons TAGAAGTGGAGCAGAAAG TCTTCGTGTGCCCAGGGACCCTGCAGAAGGTGCTGGAGCCCACCTCAACCCACGAGTCGGAGCACCAGTCTGGTGCATGGTGCAAGGACCCGCTGCAGGCAGGTGACCGCATCTACGTCATGCCGTGGATCCCCTACCGCACGGACACGCTGACCGAGTACGCCTCGTGGGAAGACTACGTTGCAGCGCGCCACACCACCACCTATCGCCTGCCCAACCGCGTAGACGGCACGGGCTTCGTGGTCTACGACGGCGCTGTCTTCTACAACAAGGAGCGCACGCGCAACATCGTCAAGTACGACCTGCGCACGCGCATCAAGAGCGGGGAGACGGTCATCAATACGGCCAATTACCACGACACCTCGCCCTACCGCTGGGGGGGCAAGACCGACATCGACCTGGCAGTGGACGAGAACGGGTTGTGGGTCATCTACGCCACTGAGGGCAACAACGGGCGGCTGGTGGTGAGCCAGCTCAACCCCTACACGCTGCGCTTCGAGGGCACGTGGGAGACTGGCTACGACAAGCGCTCCGCGTCCAACGCCTTCATGGTGTGCGGCGTCCTGTACGTGCTGCGCTCGGTGTACGTGGACGACGACAGCGAGGCAGCCGGCAACCGCGTGGACTACGCCTTCAACACCAACGCCAACCGTGAGGAGCCTGTGAGCCTGGCCTTTCCCAACCCCTACCAGTTCGTCTCCTCTGTCGACTATAATCCTCGCGACAACCAGCTCTATGTCTGGAACAACTACTTTGTGGTGCGCTATAGCCTGGAGTTTGGGCCGCCCGACCCTAGTGCGG GCCCAGCCACTTCCCTACCCCTCAGCACAACCACCACAGCCCGGCCCACACCTCTGACGAGCACAGCCTCGCCCGCAGCCACCACCCCGCTCCGTCGAGCACCCCTCACCACGCACCCCGTGGGTGCCATCAACCAGCTGGGACCTGACCTACCTCCAGCCACCGCCCTGGCCCCCAGCACCCGGcggccccctgcccccaatctgcACGTGTCCCCAGAACTCTTTTGTGAACCTCGAGAGGTGCGGCGGGTCCAATGGCCGGCCACCCAGCAGGGCATGCTGGTGGAGAGACCCTGCCCCAAGGGGACTCGAG GAATTGCCTCCTTCCAGTGTCTACCAGCCCTGGGGCTCTGGAATCCCCGGGGCCCTGACCTCAGCAACTGCACCTCCCCCTGGGTCAACCAGGTGGCCCAGAAG aTCAAGAGTGGGGAGAACGCGGCCAACATTGCCAGCGAGCTGGCCCGCCACACCCGGGGCTCCATCTACGCGGGTGACGTGTCCTCCTCTGTGAAGCTGATGGAGCAACTGCTGGACATTCTGGATGCCCAGCTACAGGCGCTGCGGCCCATTGAGCGCGAGTCAGCTGGCAAGAACTACAACAAG ATGCACAAGCGGGAGAGAACTTGCAAGGACTACATCAAG GCTGTGGTGGAGACAGTGGACAATCTGCTGCGGCCGGAGGCCCTTGAGTCCTGGAAGGACATGAATGCCACCGAGCAGGCACACACGGCCACCATGCTGCTGGACGTCCTGGAAGAGGGTGCCTTCCTACTGGCGGACAATGTCAGGGAGCCGGCCCGCTTCCTGGCCGCCAAGCAGAACGTGG TCCTCGAGGTCACAGTCCTGAACACCGAGGGCCAAGTGCAGGAGCTGGTGTTCCCCCAGGAGTACCCGAGCGAGAACTCAATCCAGCTTTCTGCCAACACCATCAAGCAGAACAGCCGCAACG GAGTGGTCAAGGTTGTCTTCATTCTCTACAACAACCTGGGCCTCTTCCTGTCCACCGAGAATGCCACGGTGAAGCTGGCGGGTGAAGCAGGCTCAGGGGGCCCAGGGGGCGCCTCCCTGGTGGTGAACTCGCAGGTCATCGCAGCGTCCATCAACAAGGAGTCCAGCCGAGTCTTCCTGATGGACCCTGTCATCTTCACTGTGGCCCACCTGGAG GCCAAGAACCACTTCAACGCTAACTGCTCCTTCTGGAACTACTCAGAGCGCTCCATGCTGGGCTACTGGTCAACCCAGGGCTGCCGCCTGGTGGAGTCCAACAAGACCCATACCACATGTGCCTGCAGCCACCTCACCAACTTTGCTGTGCTCATGGCGCACCGCGAGATC TACCAGGGCCGCATCAATGAGCTGCTGCTGTCGGTCATCACTTGGGTGGGCATCGTCATCTCCCTGGTCTGCCTGGCCATCTGTATCTCCACCTTCTGCTTCCTGCGGGGGCTGCAGACCGACCGGAACACCATCCACAAGAACCTCTGCATCAACCTCTTCCTGGCAGAGCTGCTCTTCCTTGTCGGGATAGACAAGACTCAGTATGAG atcGCCTGCCCCATCTTCGCGGGCTTGCTGCACTATTTCTTCCTGGCCGCCTTCTCCTGGCTGTGCCTGGAGGGTGTGCATCTCTACCTGCTGCTGGTGGAGGTGTTTGAGAGCGAGTACTCCCGCACCAAGTACTACTACCTGGGCGGGTACTGCTTCCCTGCCCTGGTGGTGGGCATTGCGGCTGCCATCGACTACCGCAGCTACGGCACCGAGAAGGC GTGTTGGCTCCGAGTGGACAATTACTTCATCTGGAGTTTCATTGGGCCCGTCTCCTTTGTTATTGTG GTGAACCTGGTGTTCCTCATGGTGACTCTGCACAAGATGGTCCGGAGCTCATCCGTGCTCAAGCCTGACTCCAGTCGCCTTGACAACATTAA aTCCTGGGCCCTGGGGGCCATTGCGCTGCTCTTCCTGCTGGGCCTCACGTGGGCTTTCGGCCTTCTCTTCATCAACAAGGAGTCCGTGGTCATGGCCTATCTCTTCACCACCTTCAACGCCTTCCAGGGGGTCTTCATCTTCGTCTTTCACTGCGCCTTACAGAAGAAG GTGCATAAGGAGTACAGCAAGTGCCTGCGGCACTCCTACTGCTGCATCCGCTCCCCACCCGGGGGTGCGCACGGCTCACTCAAGACCTCAGCCATGCGGAGCAACGCCCGCTACTACACAGGGACCCAG AGCCGAATCCGGAGGATGTGGAACGACACCGTGAGGAAGCAGACGGAATCCTCCTTCATGGCGGGCGACATCAACAGCACCCCTACCCTGAACCGAG GTACCATGGGGAACCACCTGCTGACCAACCCTGTGCTGCAGCCCCGTGGGGGCACCAGCCCCTACAACACCCTCATTGCTGAGTCGGTGGGCTTCAACCCCTCCTCGCCCCCAGTCTTCAACTCCCCAG AGCACCCCTTGGGAGGCCGGGAAGCCTGCGGCATGGACACGCTGCCCCTCAACGGCAACTTCAACAACAGCTACTCCTTGCGAAGCGGGGATTTCCCTCCCGGGGACGGGGCCCCTGAGCCCCCTCGAGGCCGGAACCTGGCTGACGCCGCTGCCTTCGAGAAGATGATCATCTCGGAGCTGGTGCACAACAACCTGCGCGGGGGCAGCAGCGGAGCCAAGGGTCCTCCACCGCCGGAGCCCCCTGTGCCGCCAGTGCCAGGGGGCAGCGGGGAGGAAGAGGCCGGCGGGCCCGGGGCTGACCGGGCAGAGATCGAACTTCTCTACAAGGCCCTGGAGGAGCCACTGCTGCTGCCCCGGGCCCAGTCGGTGCTGTACCAGAGCGATCTGGACGAGTCGGAGAGCTGCACGGCGGAGGATGGAGCCACCAGCCGGCCCCTCTCCTCGCCTCCGGGCCGGGACTCCCTCTACGCCAGCGGGGCCAACCTGCGGGACTCGCCCTCCTACCCGGACAGCAGCCCCGAGGGGCCCAGTgaggccctgcccccacccccacccgcaccCCCTGGCCCCCCCGAAATCTACTACACCTCGCGCCCGCCGGCCCTGGTGGCCCGGAACCCCCTGCAGGGCTACTACCAGGTCCGGCGGCCCAGCCACGAGGGCTACCTGGCGGCCCCGGGCCTTGAAGGGCCAGGGCCCGACGGGGACGGGCAGATGCAACTGGTTACCAGTCTCTGA
- the ADGRL1 gene encoding adhesion G protein-coupled receptor L1 isoform X1 has protein sequence MARLAAALWSLCVTAILVTSATQGLSRAGLPFGLMRRELACEGYPIELRCPGSDVIMVENANYGRTDDKICDADPFQMENVQCYLPDAFKIMSQRCNNRTQCVVVAGSDAFPDPCPGTYKYLEVQYDCVPYIEVEQKVFVCPGTLQKVLEPTSTHESEHQSGAWCKDPLQAGDRIYVMPWIPYRTDTLTEYASWEDYVAARHTTTYRLPNRVDGTGFVVYDGAVFYNKERTRNIVKYDLRTRIKSGETVINTANYHDTSPYRWGGKTDIDLAVDENGLWVIYATEGNNGRLVVSQLNPYTLRFEGTWETGYDKRSASNAFMVCGVLYVLRSVYVDDDSEAAGNRVDYAFNTNANREEPVSLAFPNPYQFVSSVDYNPRDNQLYVWNNYFVVRYSLEFGPPDPSAGPATSLPLSTTTTARPTPLTSTASPAATTPLRRAPLTTHPVGAINQLGPDLPPATALAPSTRRPPAPNLHVSPELFCEPREVRRVQWPATQQGMLVERPCPKGTRGIASFQCLPALGLWNPRGPDLSNCTSPWVNQVAQKIKSGENAANIASELARHTRGSIYAGDVSSSVKLMEQLLDILDAQLQALRPIERESAGKNYNKMHKRERTCKDYIKAVVETVDNLLRPEALESWKDMNATEQAHTATMLLDVLEEGAFLLADNVREPARFLAAKQNVVLEVTVLNTEGQVQELVFPQEYPSENSIQLSANTIKQNSRNGVVKVVFILYNNLGLFLSTENATVKLAGEAGSGGPGGASLVVNSQVIAASINKESSRVFLMDPVIFTVAHLEAKNHFNANCSFWNYSERSMLGYWSTQGCRLVESNKTHTTCACSHLTNFAVLMAHREIYQGRINELLLSVITWVGIVISLVCLAICISTFCFLRGLQTDRNTIHKNLCINLFLAELLFLVGIDKTQYEIACPIFAGLLHYFFLAAFSWLCLEGVHLYLLLVEVFESEYSRTKYYYLGGYCFPALVVGIAAAIDYRSYGTEKACWLRVDNYFIWSFIGPVSFVIVVNLVFLMVTLHKMVRSSSVLKPDSSRLDNIKSWALGAIALLFLLGLTWAFGLLFINKESVVMAYLFTTFNAFQGVFIFVFHCALQKKVHKEYSKCLRHSYCCIRSPPGGAHGSLKTSAMRSNARYYTGTQSRIRRMWNDTVRKQTESSFMAGDINSTPTLNRGTMGNHLLTNPVLQPRGGTSPYNTLIAESVGFNPSSPPVFNSPGSYREPKHPLGGREACGMDTLPLNGNFNNSYSLRSGDFPPGDGAPEPPRGRNLADAAAFEKMIISELVHNNLRGGSSGAKGPPPPEPPVPPVPGGSGEEEAGGPGADRAEIELLYKALEEPLLLPRAQSVLYQSDLDESESCTAEDGATSRPLSSPPGRDSLYASGANLRDSPSYPDSSPEGPSEALPPPPPAPPGPPEIYYTSRPPALVARNPLQGYYQVRRPSHEGYLAAPGLEGPGPDGDGQMQLVTSL, from the exons TAGAAGTGGAGCAGAAAG TCTTCGTGTGCCCAGGGACCCTGCAGAAGGTGCTGGAGCCCACCTCAACCCACGAGTCGGAGCACCAGTCTGGTGCATGGTGCAAGGACCCGCTGCAGGCAGGTGACCGCATCTACGTCATGCCGTGGATCCCCTACCGCACGGACACGCTGACCGAGTACGCCTCGTGGGAAGACTACGTTGCAGCGCGCCACACCACCACCTATCGCCTGCCCAACCGCGTAGACGGCACGGGCTTCGTGGTCTACGACGGCGCTGTCTTCTACAACAAGGAGCGCACGCGCAACATCGTCAAGTACGACCTGCGCACGCGCATCAAGAGCGGGGAGACGGTCATCAATACGGCCAATTACCACGACACCTCGCCCTACCGCTGGGGGGGCAAGACCGACATCGACCTGGCAGTGGACGAGAACGGGTTGTGGGTCATCTACGCCACTGAGGGCAACAACGGGCGGCTGGTGGTGAGCCAGCTCAACCCCTACACGCTGCGCTTCGAGGGCACGTGGGAGACTGGCTACGACAAGCGCTCCGCGTCCAACGCCTTCATGGTGTGCGGCGTCCTGTACGTGCTGCGCTCGGTGTACGTGGACGACGACAGCGAGGCAGCCGGCAACCGCGTGGACTACGCCTTCAACACCAACGCCAACCGTGAGGAGCCTGTGAGCCTGGCCTTTCCCAACCCCTACCAGTTCGTCTCCTCTGTCGACTATAATCCTCGCGACAACCAGCTCTATGTCTGGAACAACTACTTTGTGGTGCGCTATAGCCTGGAGTTTGGGCCGCCCGACCCTAGTGCGG GCCCAGCCACTTCCCTACCCCTCAGCACAACCACCACAGCCCGGCCCACACCTCTGACGAGCACAGCCTCGCCCGCAGCCACCACCCCGCTCCGTCGAGCACCCCTCACCACGCACCCCGTGGGTGCCATCAACCAGCTGGGACCTGACCTACCTCCAGCCACCGCCCTGGCCCCCAGCACCCGGcggccccctgcccccaatctgcACGTGTCCCCAGAACTCTTTTGTGAACCTCGAGAGGTGCGGCGGGTCCAATGGCCGGCCACCCAGCAGGGCATGCTGGTGGAGAGACCCTGCCCCAAGGGGACTCGAG GAATTGCCTCCTTCCAGTGTCTACCAGCCCTGGGGCTCTGGAATCCCCGGGGCCCTGACCTCAGCAACTGCACCTCCCCCTGGGTCAACCAGGTGGCCCAGAAG aTCAAGAGTGGGGAGAACGCGGCCAACATTGCCAGCGAGCTGGCCCGCCACACCCGGGGCTCCATCTACGCGGGTGACGTGTCCTCCTCTGTGAAGCTGATGGAGCAACTGCTGGACATTCTGGATGCCCAGCTACAGGCGCTGCGGCCCATTGAGCGCGAGTCAGCTGGCAAGAACTACAACAAG ATGCACAAGCGGGAGAGAACTTGCAAGGACTACATCAAG GCTGTGGTGGAGACAGTGGACAATCTGCTGCGGCCGGAGGCCCTTGAGTCCTGGAAGGACATGAATGCCACCGAGCAGGCACACACGGCCACCATGCTGCTGGACGTCCTGGAAGAGGGTGCCTTCCTACTGGCGGACAATGTCAGGGAGCCGGCCCGCTTCCTGGCCGCCAAGCAGAACGTGG TCCTCGAGGTCACAGTCCTGAACACCGAGGGCCAAGTGCAGGAGCTGGTGTTCCCCCAGGAGTACCCGAGCGAGAACTCAATCCAGCTTTCTGCCAACACCATCAAGCAGAACAGCCGCAACG GAGTGGTCAAGGTTGTCTTCATTCTCTACAACAACCTGGGCCTCTTCCTGTCCACCGAGAATGCCACGGTGAAGCTGGCGGGTGAAGCAGGCTCAGGGGGCCCAGGGGGCGCCTCCCTGGTGGTGAACTCGCAGGTCATCGCAGCGTCCATCAACAAGGAGTCCAGCCGAGTCTTCCTGATGGACCCTGTCATCTTCACTGTGGCCCACCTGGAG GCCAAGAACCACTTCAACGCTAACTGCTCCTTCTGGAACTACTCAGAGCGCTCCATGCTGGGCTACTGGTCAACCCAGGGCTGCCGCCTGGTGGAGTCCAACAAGACCCATACCACATGTGCCTGCAGCCACCTCACCAACTTTGCTGTGCTCATGGCGCACCGCGAGATC TACCAGGGCCGCATCAATGAGCTGCTGCTGTCGGTCATCACTTGGGTGGGCATCGTCATCTCCCTGGTCTGCCTGGCCATCTGTATCTCCACCTTCTGCTTCCTGCGGGGGCTGCAGACCGACCGGAACACCATCCACAAGAACCTCTGCATCAACCTCTTCCTGGCAGAGCTGCTCTTCCTTGTCGGGATAGACAAGACTCAGTATGAG atcGCCTGCCCCATCTTCGCGGGCTTGCTGCACTATTTCTTCCTGGCCGCCTTCTCCTGGCTGTGCCTGGAGGGTGTGCATCTCTACCTGCTGCTGGTGGAGGTGTTTGAGAGCGAGTACTCCCGCACCAAGTACTACTACCTGGGCGGGTACTGCTTCCCTGCCCTGGTGGTGGGCATTGCGGCTGCCATCGACTACCGCAGCTACGGCACCGAGAAGGC GTGTTGGCTCCGAGTGGACAATTACTTCATCTGGAGTTTCATTGGGCCCGTCTCCTTTGTTATTGTG GTGAACCTGGTGTTCCTCATGGTGACTCTGCACAAGATGGTCCGGAGCTCATCCGTGCTCAAGCCTGACTCCAGTCGCCTTGACAACATTAA aTCCTGGGCCCTGGGGGCCATTGCGCTGCTCTTCCTGCTGGGCCTCACGTGGGCTTTCGGCCTTCTCTTCATCAACAAGGAGTCCGTGGTCATGGCCTATCTCTTCACCACCTTCAACGCCTTCCAGGGGGTCTTCATCTTCGTCTTTCACTGCGCCTTACAGAAGAAG GTGCATAAGGAGTACAGCAAGTGCCTGCGGCACTCCTACTGCTGCATCCGCTCCCCACCCGGGGGTGCGCACGGCTCACTCAAGACCTCAGCCATGCGGAGCAACGCCCGCTACTACACAGGGACCCAG AGCCGAATCCGGAGGATGTGGAACGACACCGTGAGGAAGCAGACGGAATCCTCCTTCATGGCGGGCGACATCAACAGCACCCCTACCCTGAACCGAG GTACCATGGGGAACCACCTGCTGACCAACCCTGTGCTGCAGCCCCGTGGGGGCACCAGCCCCTACAACACCCTCATTGCTGAGTCGGTGGGCTTCAACCCCTCCTCGCCCCCAGTCTTCAACTCCCCAG GGAGCTACCGGGAACCCA AGCACCCCTTGGGAGGCCGGGAAGCCTGCGGCATGGACACGCTGCCCCTCAACGGCAACTTCAACAACAGCTACTCCTTGCGAAGCGGGGATTTCCCTCCCGGGGACGGGGCCCCTGAGCCCCCTCGAGGCCGGAACCTGGCTGACGCCGCTGCCTTCGAGAAGATGATCATCTCGGAGCTGGTGCACAACAACCTGCGCGGGGGCAGCAGCGGAGCCAAGGGTCCTCCACCGCCGGAGCCCCCTGTGCCGCCAGTGCCAGGGGGCAGCGGGGAGGAAGAGGCCGGCGGGCCCGGGGCTGACCGGGCAGAGATCGAACTTCTCTACAAGGCCCTGGAGGAGCCACTGCTGCTGCCCCGGGCCCAGTCGGTGCTGTACCAGAGCGATCTGGACGAGTCGGAGAGCTGCACGGCGGAGGATGGAGCCACCAGCCGGCCCCTCTCCTCGCCTCCGGGCCGGGACTCCCTCTACGCCAGCGGGGCCAACCTGCGGGACTCGCCCTCCTACCCGGACAGCAGCCCCGAGGGGCCCAGTgaggccctgcccccacccccacccgcaccCCCTGGCCCCCCCGAAATCTACTACACCTCGCGCCCGCCGGCCCTGGTGGCCCGGAACCCCCTGCAGGGCTACTACCAGGTCCGGCGGCCCAGCCACGAGGGCTACCTGGCGGCCCCGGGCCTTGAAGGGCCAGGGCCCGACGGGGACGGGCAGATGCAACTGGTTACCAGTCTCTGA